In Choloepus didactylus isolate mChoDid1 chromosome 18, mChoDid1.pri, whole genome shotgun sequence, a single genomic region encodes these proteins:
- the PSME3 gene encoding proteasome activator complex subunit 3: protein MASLLKVDQEVKLKVDSFRERITSEAEDLVANFFPKKLLELDSFLKEPILNIHDLTQIHSDMNLPVPDPILLTNSHDGLDGPTYKKRRLDECEEAFQGTKVFVMPNGMLKSNQQLVDIIEKVKPEIRLLIEKCNTVKMWVQLLIPRIEDGNNFGVSIQEETVAELRTVESEAASYLDQISRYYITRAKLVSKIAKYPHVEDYRRTVTEIDEKEYISLRLIISELRNQYVTLHDMILKNIEKIKRPRSSNAETLY from the exons ATGGCCTCGTTGCTGAAGGTGGATCAGGAAGTGAAGCTCAAG GTTGATTCTTTCAGGGAGCGGATCACAAGCGAG GCAGAAGATTTGGTGGCAAATTTTTTCCCAAAGAAGTTGTTAGAACTTGATAGCTTTTTGAAG GAACCAATCCTAAACATCCATGACCTAACTCAGATCCACTCGGACATGAACCTCCCGGTCCCTGACCCCATTCTTCTCACCAATAGCCACGATGGATTGGACGGT CCCACTTATAAGAAGCGGAGGTTGGATGAGTGTGAAGAGGCCTTCCAAG GAACCAAGGTGTTTGTGATGCCCAATGGGATGCTGAAAAGCAACCAGCAGCTGGTGGACATTATTGAGAAAGTGAAACCTGAGATCCGGCTCCTGATTGAGAAATGCAACACG GTCAAAATGTGGGTGCAGCTCCTGATTCCCAGGATAGAAGATGGGAACAACTTTGGGGTGTCCATTCAG GAGGAGACAGTTGCAGAACTAAGGACTGTTGAGAGTGAAGCTGCGTCTTATCTGGACCAGATTTCTAG atATTATATTACAAGAGCCAAATTGGTTTCTAAAATAGCTAAATATCCCCACGTG GAGGACTATCGCCGCACTGTGACAGAGATTGATGAGAAAGAATATATCAGCCTTCGACTCATCATATCAGAGCTACGGAATCAATAT GTCACCCTACATGACATGAtcctgaaaaatattgaaaagatcAAACGGCCCCGGAGCAGCAATGCAGAGACACTGTACtga
- the BECN1 gene encoding beclin-1 isoform X2: protein MEGSKTSSSTMQVSFVCQRCSQPLKLDTSFKILDRVTIQELTAPLLATAQAKPGETQEEEANSGEEPFIETRQDGVSRKFIPPARMMSTESANSFTLIGEASDGGTMENLSRRLKVTGDLFDIMSGQTDVDHPLCEECTDTLLDQLDTQLNVTENECQNYKRCLEILEQMNEDDSEQLQMELKELALEEERLIQELEDVEKNREIVAENLEKVQAEAERLDQEEAQYQREYSEFKRQQLELDDELKSVENQMRYAQMQLDKLKKTNVFNATFHIWHKQGIGILELGDIHSSKEREQPEPSIHLNSWSSAWHSGQFGTINNFRLGRLPSVPVEWNEINAAWGQTVLLLHALANKMGLKFQRYRLVPYGNHSYLESLTDKSKELPLYCSGGLRFFWDNKFDHAMVAFLDCVQQFKEEVEKGETRFCLPYRMDVEKGKIEDTGGSGGSYSIKTQFNSEEQWTKALKFMLTNLKWGLAWKNKPELEHKLQFKRFLELLYPE, encoded by the exons ATGGAGGGGTCTAAGACGTCCAGCAGCACCATGCAGGTGAGCTTTGTTTGCCAGCGCTGCAGCCAGCCCCTGAAACTGGACACGAGCTTCAAGATCCTGGACCGTGTCACCATCCAGGAGCTCACAG CTCCACTACTTGCAACTGCCCAGGCGAAGCCAGGAGAGACCCAGGAAGAAGAGGCTAACTCAGGAGAG GAGCCATTTATTGAAACTCGCCAGGATGGTGTCTCTCGCAAATTCATCCCCCCAGCCAG GATGATGTCTACAGAAAGTGCCAACAGCTTCACTCTGATTGGGGAGGCATCAGATGGCGGCACCATGGAGAACCTCAGCCGAAGACTGAAG GTCACTGGGGACCTTTTTGATATCATGTCGGGCCAGACAGATGTGGATCACCCACTGTGTGAGGAATGCACAGATACTCTTTTAGACCAGCTGGACACCCAGCTCAACGTCACTGAAAACGAGTGTCAGAACTACAA ACGCTGTTTGGAGATCTTAGAGCAAATGAATGAGGATGATAGTGAACAGCTGCAGATGGAGCTAAAGGAGCTGGCCCTGGAGGAGGAGAGGTTGATACAGGAGTTGGAAGACGTAGAAAAGAACCGCGAGATAGTGGCAGAAAATCTCGAGAAGGTCCAGGCTGAGGCTGAGAGACTGGATCAGGAGGAAGCTCA GTATCAGAGGGAATACAGTGAATTTAAACGACAACAGCTGGAGCTGGATGATGAGCTGAAGAGTGTAGAAAACCAGATGCGTTATGCCCAGATGCAACTGGACAAGCTTAAGAAAACCAACGTCTTTAATGCGACCTTCCACATCTG GCACAAACAGGGAATTGGAATTCTGGAGCTTGGGGACATCCACTCCTCCAAGGAAAGGGAACAGCCTGAGCCATCCATCCACCTCAATAGCTGGTCATCTGCCTG GCACAGTGGACAATTTGGCACGATCAATAACTTCAGACTGGGTCGCCTTCCCAGTGTTCCTGTAGAGTGGAATGAGATTAATGCTGCTTGGGGCCAGACAGTGTTGCTGCTTCATGCCCTGGCCAATAAGATGGGTCTGAAATTTCAGAG GTATCGACTTGTTCCCTATGGAAACCATTCCTATCTGGAGTCTCTGACAGACAAATCCAAG GAGCTGCCATTATACTGTTCTGGGGGGTTGCGCTTTTTCTGGGACAACAAGTTTGATCATGCAATGGTGGCTTTCTTGGACTGTGTGCAGCAATTCAAGGAAGAAGTTGAGAAAGGTGAAACGCGTTTTTGTCTTCCTTACAG GATGGATGTGGAGAAAGGCAAGATTGAAGACACAGGAGGCAGTGGCGGCTCCTATTCCATCAAAACCCAGTTTAACTCTGAGGAACAGTGGACAAAAGCTCTCAAGTTCATGCTGACGAATCTTAAGTGGGGTCTTGCTTGG
- the BECN1 gene encoding beclin-1 isoform X1 — MEGSKTSSSTMQVSFVCQRCSQPLKLDTSFKILDRVTIQELTAPLLATAQAKPGETQEEEANSGEEPFIETRQDGVSRKFIPPARMMSTESANSFTLIGEASDGGTMENLSRRLKVTGDLFDIMSGQTDVDHPLCEECTDTLLDQLDTQLNVTENECQNYKRCLEILEQMNEDDSEQLQMELKELALEEERLIQELEDVEKNREIVAENLEKVQAEAERLDQEEAQYQREYSEFKRQQLELDDELKSVENQMRYAQMQLDKLKKTNVFNATFHIWHKQGIGILELGDIHSSKEREQPEPSIHLNSWSSAWHSGQFGTINNFRLGRLPSVPVEWNEINAAWGQTVLLLHALANKMGLKFQRYRLVPYGNHSYLESLTDKSKELPLYCSGGLRFFWDNKFDHAMVAFLDCVQQFKEEVEKGETRFCLPYRMDVEKGKIEDTGGSGGSYSIKTQFNSEEQWTKALKFMLTNLKWGLAWIQKNKPELEHKLQFKRFLELLYPE; from the exons ATGGAGGGGTCTAAGACGTCCAGCAGCACCATGCAGGTGAGCTTTGTTTGCCAGCGCTGCAGCCAGCCCCTGAAACTGGACACGAGCTTCAAGATCCTGGACCGTGTCACCATCCAGGAGCTCACAG CTCCACTACTTGCAACTGCCCAGGCGAAGCCAGGAGAGACCCAGGAAGAAGAGGCTAACTCAGGAGAG GAGCCATTTATTGAAACTCGCCAGGATGGTGTCTCTCGCAAATTCATCCCCCCAGCCAG GATGATGTCTACAGAAAGTGCCAACAGCTTCACTCTGATTGGGGAGGCATCAGATGGCGGCACCATGGAGAACCTCAGCCGAAGACTGAAG GTCACTGGGGACCTTTTTGATATCATGTCGGGCCAGACAGATGTGGATCACCCACTGTGTGAGGAATGCACAGATACTCTTTTAGACCAGCTGGACACCCAGCTCAACGTCACTGAAAACGAGTGTCAGAACTACAA ACGCTGTTTGGAGATCTTAGAGCAAATGAATGAGGATGATAGTGAACAGCTGCAGATGGAGCTAAAGGAGCTGGCCCTGGAGGAGGAGAGGTTGATACAGGAGTTGGAAGACGTAGAAAAGAACCGCGAGATAGTGGCAGAAAATCTCGAGAAGGTCCAGGCTGAGGCTGAGAGACTGGATCAGGAGGAAGCTCA GTATCAGAGGGAATACAGTGAATTTAAACGACAACAGCTGGAGCTGGATGATGAGCTGAAGAGTGTAGAAAACCAGATGCGTTATGCCCAGATGCAACTGGACAAGCTTAAGAAAACCAACGTCTTTAATGCGACCTTCCACATCTG GCACAAACAGGGAATTGGAATTCTGGAGCTTGGGGACATCCACTCCTCCAAGGAAAGGGAACAGCCTGAGCCATCCATCCACCTCAATAGCTGGTCATCTGCCTG GCACAGTGGACAATTTGGCACGATCAATAACTTCAGACTGGGTCGCCTTCCCAGTGTTCCTGTAGAGTGGAATGAGATTAATGCTGCTTGGGGCCAGACAGTGTTGCTGCTTCATGCCCTGGCCAATAAGATGGGTCTGAAATTTCAGAG GTATCGACTTGTTCCCTATGGAAACCATTCCTATCTGGAGTCTCTGACAGACAAATCCAAG GAGCTGCCATTATACTGTTCTGGGGGGTTGCGCTTTTTCTGGGACAACAAGTTTGATCATGCAATGGTGGCTTTCTTGGACTGTGTGCAGCAATTCAAGGAAGAAGTTGAGAAAGGTGAAACGCGTTTTTGTCTTCCTTACAG GATGGATGTGGAGAAAGGCAAGATTGAAGACACAGGAGGCAGTGGCGGCTCCTATTCCATCAAAACCCAGTTTAACTCTGAGGAACAGTGGACAAAAGCTCTCAAGTTCATGCTGACGAATCTTAAGTGGGGTCTTGCTTGG
- the BECN1 gene encoding beclin-1 isoform X3: MEGSKTSSSTMQVSFVCQRCSQPLKLDTSFKILDRVTIQELTAPLLATAQAKPGETQEEEANSGEEPFIETRQDGVSRKFIPPARMMSTESANSFTLIGEASDGGTMENLSRRLKVTGDLFDIMSGQTDVDHPLCEECTDTLLDQLDTQLNVTENECQNYKRCLEILEQMNEDDSEQLQMELKELALEEERLIQELEDVEKNREIVAENLEKVQAEAERLDQEEAQYQREYSEFKRQQLELDDELKSVENQMRYAQMQLDKLKKTNVFNATFHIWHKQGIGILELGDIHSSKEREQPEPSIHLNSWSSAWHSGQFGTINNFRLGRLPSVPVEWNEINAAWGQTVLLLHALANKMGLKFQRYRLVPYGNHSYLESLTDKSKELPLYCSGGLRFFWDNKFDHAMVAFLDCVQQFKEEVEKGETRFCLPYRMDVEKGKIEDTGGSGGSYSIKTQFNSEEQWTKALKFMLTNLKWGLAWVSSQFYNK; the protein is encoded by the exons ATGGAGGGGTCTAAGACGTCCAGCAGCACCATGCAGGTGAGCTTTGTTTGCCAGCGCTGCAGCCAGCCCCTGAAACTGGACACGAGCTTCAAGATCCTGGACCGTGTCACCATCCAGGAGCTCACAG CTCCACTACTTGCAACTGCCCAGGCGAAGCCAGGAGAGACCCAGGAAGAAGAGGCTAACTCAGGAGAG GAGCCATTTATTGAAACTCGCCAGGATGGTGTCTCTCGCAAATTCATCCCCCCAGCCAG GATGATGTCTACAGAAAGTGCCAACAGCTTCACTCTGATTGGGGAGGCATCAGATGGCGGCACCATGGAGAACCTCAGCCGAAGACTGAAG GTCACTGGGGACCTTTTTGATATCATGTCGGGCCAGACAGATGTGGATCACCCACTGTGTGAGGAATGCACAGATACTCTTTTAGACCAGCTGGACACCCAGCTCAACGTCACTGAAAACGAGTGTCAGAACTACAA ACGCTGTTTGGAGATCTTAGAGCAAATGAATGAGGATGATAGTGAACAGCTGCAGATGGAGCTAAAGGAGCTGGCCCTGGAGGAGGAGAGGTTGATACAGGAGTTGGAAGACGTAGAAAAGAACCGCGAGATAGTGGCAGAAAATCTCGAGAAGGTCCAGGCTGAGGCTGAGAGACTGGATCAGGAGGAAGCTCA GTATCAGAGGGAATACAGTGAATTTAAACGACAACAGCTGGAGCTGGATGATGAGCTGAAGAGTGTAGAAAACCAGATGCGTTATGCCCAGATGCAACTGGACAAGCTTAAGAAAACCAACGTCTTTAATGCGACCTTCCACATCTG GCACAAACAGGGAATTGGAATTCTGGAGCTTGGGGACATCCACTCCTCCAAGGAAAGGGAACAGCCTGAGCCATCCATCCACCTCAATAGCTGGTCATCTGCCTG GCACAGTGGACAATTTGGCACGATCAATAACTTCAGACTGGGTCGCCTTCCCAGTGTTCCTGTAGAGTGGAATGAGATTAATGCTGCTTGGGGCCAGACAGTGTTGCTGCTTCATGCCCTGGCCAATAAGATGGGTCTGAAATTTCAGAG GTATCGACTTGTTCCCTATGGAAACCATTCCTATCTGGAGTCTCTGACAGACAAATCCAAG GAGCTGCCATTATACTGTTCTGGGGGGTTGCGCTTTTTCTGGGACAACAAGTTTGATCATGCAATGGTGGCTTTCTTGGACTGTGTGCAGCAATTCAAGGAAGAAGTTGAGAAAGGTGAAACGCGTTTTTGTCTTCCTTACAG GATGGATGTGGAGAAAGGCAAGATTGAAGACACAGGAGGCAGTGGCGGCTCCTATTCCATCAAAACCCAGTTTAACTCTGAGGAACAGTGGACAAAAGCTCTCAAGTTCATGCTGACGAATCTTAAGTGGGGTCTTGCTTGGGTATCCTCACAGTTTTATAACAAATGA
- the BECN1 gene encoding beclin-1 isoform X5 codes for MEGSKTSSSTMQVSFVCQRCSQPLKLDTSFKILDRVTIQELTAPLLATAQAKPGETQEEEANSGEEPFIETRQDGVSRKFIPPARMMSTESANSFTLIGEASDGGTMENLSRRLKVTGDLFDIMSGQTDVDHPLCEECTDTLLDQLDTQLNVTENECQNYKRCLEILEQMNEDDSEQLQMELKELALEEERLIQELEDVEKNREIVAENLEKVQAEAERLDQEEAQYQREYSEFKRQQLELDDELKSVENQMRYAQMQLDKLKKTNVFNATFHIWHKQGIGILELGDIHSSKEREQPEPSIHLNSWSSAWHSGQFGTINNFRLGRLPSVPVEWNEINAAWGQTVLLLHALANKMGLKFQRSCHYTVLGGCAFSGTTSLIMQWWLSWTVCSNSRKKLRKVKRVFVFLTGWMWRKARLKTQEAVAAPIPSKPSLTLRNSGQKLSSSC; via the exons ATGGAGGGGTCTAAGACGTCCAGCAGCACCATGCAGGTGAGCTTTGTTTGCCAGCGCTGCAGCCAGCCCCTGAAACTGGACACGAGCTTCAAGATCCTGGACCGTGTCACCATCCAGGAGCTCACAG CTCCACTACTTGCAACTGCCCAGGCGAAGCCAGGAGAGACCCAGGAAGAAGAGGCTAACTCAGGAGAG GAGCCATTTATTGAAACTCGCCAGGATGGTGTCTCTCGCAAATTCATCCCCCCAGCCAG GATGATGTCTACAGAAAGTGCCAACAGCTTCACTCTGATTGGGGAGGCATCAGATGGCGGCACCATGGAGAACCTCAGCCGAAGACTGAAG GTCACTGGGGACCTTTTTGATATCATGTCGGGCCAGACAGATGTGGATCACCCACTGTGTGAGGAATGCACAGATACTCTTTTAGACCAGCTGGACACCCAGCTCAACGTCACTGAAAACGAGTGTCAGAACTACAA ACGCTGTTTGGAGATCTTAGAGCAAATGAATGAGGATGATAGTGAACAGCTGCAGATGGAGCTAAAGGAGCTGGCCCTGGAGGAGGAGAGGTTGATACAGGAGTTGGAAGACGTAGAAAAGAACCGCGAGATAGTGGCAGAAAATCTCGAGAAGGTCCAGGCTGAGGCTGAGAGACTGGATCAGGAGGAAGCTCA GTATCAGAGGGAATACAGTGAATTTAAACGACAACAGCTGGAGCTGGATGATGAGCTGAAGAGTGTAGAAAACCAGATGCGTTATGCCCAGATGCAACTGGACAAGCTTAAGAAAACCAACGTCTTTAATGCGACCTTCCACATCTG GCACAAACAGGGAATTGGAATTCTGGAGCTTGGGGACATCCACTCCTCCAAGGAAAGGGAACAGCCTGAGCCATCCATCCACCTCAATAGCTGGTCATCTGCCTG GCACAGTGGACAATTTGGCACGATCAATAACTTCAGACTGGGTCGCCTTCCCAGTGTTCCTGTAGAGTGGAATGAGATTAATGCTGCTTGGGGCCAGACAGTGTTGCTGCTTCATGCCCTGGCCAATAAGATGGGTCTGAAATTTCAGAG GAGCTGCCATTATACTGTTCTGGGGGGTTGCGCTTTTTCTGGGACAACAAGTTTGATCATGCAATGGTGGCTTTCTTGGACTGTGTGCAGCAATTCAAGGAAGAAGTTGAGAAAGGTGAAACGCGTTTTTGTCTTCCTTACAG GATGGATGTGGAGAAAGGCAAGATTGAAGACACAGGAGGCAGTGGCGGCTCCTATTCCATCAAAACCCAGTTTAACTCTGAGGAACAGTGGACAAAAGCTCTCAAGTTCATGCTGA
- the BECN1 gene encoding beclin-1 isoform X4 produces the protein MEGSKTSSSTMQVSFVCQRCSQPLKLDTSFKILDRVTIQELTAPLLATAQAKPGETQEEEANSGEEPFIETRQDGVSRKFIPPARMMSTESANSFTLIGEASDGGTMENLSRRLKVTGDLFDIMSGQTDVDHPLCEECTDTLLDQLDTQLNVTENECQNYKRCLEILEQMNEDDSEQLQMELKELALEEERLIQELEDVEKNREIVAENLEKVQAEAERLDQEEAQYQREYSEFKRQQLELDDELKSVENQMRYAQMQLDKLKKTNVFNATFHIWHSGQFGTINNFRLGRLPSVPVEWNEINAAWGQTVLLLHALANKMGLKFQRYRLVPYGNHSYLESLTDKSKELPLYCSGGLRFFWDNKFDHAMVAFLDCVQQFKEEVEKGETRFCLPYRMDVEKGKIEDTGGSGGSYSIKTQFNSEEQWTKALKFMLTNLKWGLAWVSSQFYNK, from the exons ATGGAGGGGTCTAAGACGTCCAGCAGCACCATGCAGGTGAGCTTTGTTTGCCAGCGCTGCAGCCAGCCCCTGAAACTGGACACGAGCTTCAAGATCCTGGACCGTGTCACCATCCAGGAGCTCACAG CTCCACTACTTGCAACTGCCCAGGCGAAGCCAGGAGAGACCCAGGAAGAAGAGGCTAACTCAGGAGAG GAGCCATTTATTGAAACTCGCCAGGATGGTGTCTCTCGCAAATTCATCCCCCCAGCCAG GATGATGTCTACAGAAAGTGCCAACAGCTTCACTCTGATTGGGGAGGCATCAGATGGCGGCACCATGGAGAACCTCAGCCGAAGACTGAAG GTCACTGGGGACCTTTTTGATATCATGTCGGGCCAGACAGATGTGGATCACCCACTGTGTGAGGAATGCACAGATACTCTTTTAGACCAGCTGGACACCCAGCTCAACGTCACTGAAAACGAGTGTCAGAACTACAA ACGCTGTTTGGAGATCTTAGAGCAAATGAATGAGGATGATAGTGAACAGCTGCAGATGGAGCTAAAGGAGCTGGCCCTGGAGGAGGAGAGGTTGATACAGGAGTTGGAAGACGTAGAAAAGAACCGCGAGATAGTGGCAGAAAATCTCGAGAAGGTCCAGGCTGAGGCTGAGAGACTGGATCAGGAGGAAGCTCA GTATCAGAGGGAATACAGTGAATTTAAACGACAACAGCTGGAGCTGGATGATGAGCTGAAGAGTGTAGAAAACCAGATGCGTTATGCCCAGATGCAACTGGACAAGCTTAAGAAAACCAACGTCTTTAATGCGACCTTCCACATCTG GCACAGTGGACAATTTGGCACGATCAATAACTTCAGACTGGGTCGCCTTCCCAGTGTTCCTGTAGAGTGGAATGAGATTAATGCTGCTTGGGGCCAGACAGTGTTGCTGCTTCATGCCCTGGCCAATAAGATGGGTCTGAAATTTCAGAG GTATCGACTTGTTCCCTATGGAAACCATTCCTATCTGGAGTCTCTGACAGACAAATCCAAG GAGCTGCCATTATACTGTTCTGGGGGGTTGCGCTTTTTCTGGGACAACAAGTTTGATCATGCAATGGTGGCTTTCTTGGACTGTGTGCAGCAATTCAAGGAAGAAGTTGAGAAAGGTGAAACGCGTTTTTGTCTTCCTTACAG GATGGATGTGGAGAAAGGCAAGATTGAAGACACAGGAGGCAGTGGCGGCTCCTATTCCATCAAAACCCAGTTTAACTCTGAGGAACAGTGGACAAAAGCTCTCAAGTTCATGCTGACGAATCTTAAGTGGGGTCTTGCTTGGGTATCCTCACAGTTTTATAACAAATGA
- the AOC2 gene encoding retina-specific copper amine oxidase, which translates to MNQGQKFSCPTHRVEFSPFPSILVNINPDSMSVTGRSSLIFQLSASAMNLKVVLVFLALSLITIFALTYVLLTSQGSSRQPPRCPSVSPRAEPWTHPGQSQLFADLSQEELTAVMSFLTQQLGPGLVDAAQARPSDNCVFSVELQLPPKAAALAHLDRGNPSPAREALAIVFFGGQPQPNVSELVVGPLPYPSYLRDVTLERHGGPLPYHRRPMLGTEFAQMWKHLEEVEFPKAPVFLASVFNYNGSTLASLHATPSGLHSGDRATWIGLYHNISGVGVFLHPVGLELLLDHRALDPAHWAVQQVFYHGHYYADLGQLEWEFKAGRLEVVRVPLPSSDGASSLRSRISRGPLPPLQYWPQGPQYSVQGNLVASSLWTFTFGHGVFTGMRIFDIRFKGERVAYEVSVQECLSVYGGDSPKTMMTRYLDSSYGLGHHSRGLVRGVDCPYQATMVDIHILVGKGTVQLLPGAVCVFEEAQGLPLRRHHNHIQSHFYGGLAGSALVVRSVSSVGNYDYIWDFMFHPNGALEGRVHATGYINTAFLSGGEESLLFGTRVGERVLGAVHTHAFHFKLDLDVAGLENWVVAEDVVFKPVAAPWSPKHQLQRPQLTRQVLEREDLATFPLGSPIPRYLYLASNKTNAWGHQRGYRLQIHSPLGIHMPLESTMERALSWGRFQLAVTRRKEEESQSSSIYYQNDIWTPTVVFADFINNETLLGEDLVAWVTASFLHIPHAEDVPNTVTLGNRAGFLLRPFNYFDEDPSIFSPGSVYFEKGQNAELCSINPMACIPHLAACAPDLPPFSYRGF; encoded by the exons ATGAATCAAGGTCAGAAATTTTCCTGTCCAACCCACAGGGTGGAGTTTTCTCCATTCCCGTCCATCCTAGTGAATATAAACCCTGATTCGATGTCAGTAACTGGTAGGAGCAGCTTGATTTTCCAGCTCTCAGCATCTGCCATGAATCTTAAGGTAGTCCTTGTGTTCCTGGCACTGTCCCTCATTACCATCTTTGCCCTGACCTATGTCCTTCTGACCAGCCAAGGTAGCTCCAGGCAGCCTCCCCGCTGCCCCTCTGTATCTCCTAGAGCCGAGCCCTGGACACACCCTGGCCAGAGCCAGCTGTTTGCAGACCTGAGCCAAGAGGAACTGACAGCTGTGATGAGCTTTCTGACCCAGCAGCTGGGGCCAGGTCTGGTGGATGCAGCACAGGCCCGCCCCTCGGACAACTGTGTCTTCTCAGTGGAACTGCAGCTGCCCCCCAAGGCTGCAGCCCTGGCCCACCTGGACAGGGGAAACCCCTCACCTGCCCGGGAGGCCCTGGCCATTGTCTTCTTTGGTGGACAACCCCAGCCCAATGTGAGCGAGCTGGTGGTGGGGCCATTGCCCTACCCATCTTACCTGCGGGATGTGACCTTAGAGCGCCATGGGGGCCCTCTGCCCTATCACCGACGCCCCATGCTGGGAACTGAGTTTGCCCAGATGTGGAAGCATTTGGAAGAAGTGGAGTTTCCCAAGGCACCTGTCTTCCTGGCTTCTGTCTTCAACTACAATGGCTCCACTTTGGCATCCCTGCATGCCACACCGAGTGGCTTGCACTCAGGAGACCGTGCTACATGGATAGGCCTCTACCATAACATCTCAGGTGTTGGTGTTTTCCTTCACCCAGTGGGGCTGGAGCTACTGCTGGACCACAGGGCTCTGGACCCTGCCCATTGGGCTGTCCAGCAGGTCTTCTACCATGGGCACTACTATGCTGACCTAGGCCAGCTGGAATGGGAGTTTAAGGCTGGCCGGCTGGAAGTGGTTAGAGTCCCTCTTCCTTCTTCAGATGGGGCTTCATCTCTGAGGTCCCGAATCTCCCGGGGCCCGCTTCCCCCTCTTCAATACTGGCCGCAGGGCCCCCAATACAGTGTTCAAGGGAACCTGGTGGCGTCTTCCCTCTGGACATTCACCTTTGGCCATGGAGTGTTCACTGGCATGAGGATTTTTGATATTCGGTTCAAAGGCGAGCGAGTGGCTTATGAAGTCAGTGTCCAggagtgtctgtctgtctatggTGGTGATTCACCCAAGACAATGATGACCCGATATTTGGATAGCAGCTATGGACTTGGCCATCACAGCCGGGGCTTGGTGCGGGGAGTGGACTGCCCCTATCAAGCCACGATGGTGGATATCCACATATTGGTGGGCAAAGGGACAGTCCAACTGCTCCCAGGGGCTGTGTGTGTATTTGAGGAGGCCCAGGGGCTCCCCCTTCGAAGGCACCACAATCACATTCAGAGCCATTTTTATGGTGGTTTGGCTGGCTCAGCCCTTGTGGTCAGATCTGTGTCATCTGTGGGTAACTATGACTACATTTGGGATTTTATGTTTCACCCTAATGGGGCACTTGAAGGGCGGGTCCATGCCACGGGCTATATCAACACAGCTTTTCTGAGTGGGGGAGAGGAAAGCCTGCTGTTTGGGACGCGTGTAGGGGAGCGAGTGCTGGGGGCAGTGCACACCCATGCCTTCCACTTCAAGCTGGACTTGGATGTGGCAG GGCTGGAAAACTGGGTGGTAGCTGAAGATGTGGTGTTTAAACCCGTGGCAGCCCCCTGGAGCCCGAAGCACCAGCTGCAGCGCCCACAGCTGACTCGGCAGGTCCTGGAAAGAGAGGACCTGGCAACTTTTCCCTTGGGAAGTCCCATTCCCCGCTACCTTTACCTGGCTAGCAACAAGACTAATGCCTGGGGTCACCAGCGCGGGTACCGACTCCAGATCCACAGCCCCCTTGGCATACACATGCCCCTGGAGAGCACCATGGAGAGGGCCCTCAGCTGGGGGAG ATTCCAGCTTGCAGTAACccggaggaaggaggaggagtcaCAGAGCAGCAGCATCTACTACCAGAATGACATCTGGACACCCACCGTTGTCTTTGCTGACTTCATCAATAATGAAACCCTCTTAGGAGAG GACCTGGTGGCTTGGGTTACAGCCAGCTTCCTGCATATCCCTCATGCTGAGGATGTGCCCAACACAGTGACTCTGGGGAACAGAGCTGGCTTCTTGCTCCGACCTTTTAACTACTTTGATGAGGATCCCTCCATCTTCTCCCCTGGCAGTGTCTACTTTGAGAAGGGCCAGAATGCTGAGCTCTGCAGTATCAACCCCATGGCCTGCATCCCCCACCTGGCGGCCTGTGCCCCAGACCTGCCGCCTTTCTCTTACCGAGGCTTCTAG